One window from the genome of Garra rufa chromosome 1, GarRuf1.0, whole genome shotgun sequence encodes:
- the LOC141319654 gene encoding uncharacterized protein, with the protein NSTIIKMAFIKEETEHVKIEDIKIEKVFSLKQEDTEEQTDLMPLKEESHDLNDVEEKGQNENPHQFMPEEEHFSDSEIKVQTGKSPFTCQQCGKSFSHKNTLNRHMNIHTGVKTFACQQCGKSFSQKNTLTRHMNIHTGVKTFACKQCEKRFFDRRNLKSHMSVHTGRCPYTCSQCGKSFSQKGNLKTHMRTHTGEKPFVCDQCGKSFTYRRNLKVHIKVQTGKSPFTCQQCGKSFSHKKNLTRHMNIHTGVKPFACQQCGKGFSERRNLKDHMILHTGRSPYTCSQCGKSFLHKGNLKPHMRTHTGEKPFICDQCGMSFTYRRNLEVHVGIHTRARGFICQQCRRSFEDRTSLKNHVMTHAGEKPFMCDHCGKSCTNKACLQKHIRTHTGEKRFICPHCGKGFLYKGTLETHMRAHTGERPYKCLQCEKTYMYQSGLKYHLETSHHKDEHETADSCKESDCTENGLQRQL; encoded by the exons AGATAccgaggaacaaacag ACCTGAtgccactgaaagaggagagtcacgATCTCAATGACGTGGAAGAAAAAGGTCAAAATGAGAATCCTCATCAGTTCATGCCTGAAGAAGAACATTTTAGCGACTCGGAGATTAAAGTTCAAACTGGAAAGAGCCCTTTcacttgccaacagtgtgggaaaagtttcagTCACAAAAAtacccttaacagacacatgaacatccacaccgGAGTGAAGACTTTcgcctgccaacagtgtgggaaaagtttcagTCAAAAAAATACCCTTACCagacacatgaacatccacactggagTGAAGACTTTCGCCTGCAAACAGTGTGAAAAGAGATTCTTTGATAGGAGAAACCTTAAATCccacatgagtgttcacactggacGGTGTCCATacacctgctctcagtgtggaaagagtttctcacaaaaaggaaaccttaagactcacatgagaactcacactggagaaaagccgttCGTATGCgatcagtgcggaaagagttttacatacagaagaaaccttaaagtccac ATTAAAGTTCAAACTGGAAAGAGCCCTTTcacttgccaacagtgtgggaaaagtttcagTCACAAAAAAAACCTTACCagacacatgaacatccacaccgGAGTGAAGCCTTTcgcctgccaacagtgtgggaagggATTTTCTGAAAGAAGAAACCTTAAGGACCACATGATTCTTCACACCGGACGATCCCCGTacacctgctctcagtgtggaaagagttttttacataaaggaaaccttaaacctcacatgagaactcacactggagaaaagccgttCATATGcgatcagtgtggaatgagttttaCATACAGgagaaaccttgaagtccacgtTGGGATTCACACAAGAGCGAGGGGTTTTATTTGCCAACAGTGCAGAAGGAGTTTCGAAGACAGGACATCCCTTAAGAATCATGTAATGACTCacgctggagagaagcctttcatgtgcgatcactgtggaaagagttgcACGAACAAAGCATGCCTTCAGAAACACAtaagaactcacactggagagaaacggTTCATCTGCCCTCATTGTGGAAAGGGGTTCCTGTACAAAGGAACCCTTGAGACTCACATGAGagctcacactggagagaggccttacaagtgtcttcagtgtgagaagacGTACATGTATCAGTCAGGCTTGAAATATCATTTAGAGACTTCACATCACAAGGATGAGCATGAGACTGCAGACTCTTGCAAGGAAAGCGATTGTACAGAAAACGGTTTACAAAGACAGCTATAA